The following proteins are encoded in a genomic region of Limanda limanda chromosome 22, fLimLim1.1, whole genome shotgun sequence:
- the si:ch73-335l21.1 gene encoding insulin receptor substrate 1-B isoform X1, producing the protein MEGHGTEEDHQQQQDHHHHQQTPTPPPEHQTPPPEQQQQQPAPPPLQSCLEDVRRSGYLRKQKSMHRRYFVLRSASERGPARLEYYESEKKFRGKAPVPKRAVALETCFNINKRADAKHRHMIVLYTRAESFAVAAENESDQDEWYQAMVELQCKSKNLSDCAAAGDYGVPNPGPAFKEVWQVKVWPKGLGQAKNLVGIYRLCLTDKTVNFVKLNSDAAAVVLQLMNVRRCGHSENFFFVEVGRSAVTGPGEFWMQVDDSVVAQNMHETLLEAMKALSEEFRQRSKSQSNSGPGGGATASNPISVPSRRHHPNPPPSQVGFTRRPRTEPPGGAHCGAGGSSANASPTPRDIFPRSRTASDCGKGEDGITGTTPLQGPSSSPSLNGSCSTTPILRSKSARSVPTSAAKTPLGLMRSISTPAPSPAQSLSSSSGHGSDFGGVTSPAPTGPGCGAYSRVPSHHASVSGSPSDYGSSDEYGSSPSDHTLLTSPSLPGSSVGSVISQGLADDGDEGANYILMGQRGGGGSGSNSNQGSLTSSSVPAPGTPPCGSQAHTRRVLRRSSSRECEAERRLLSKRASLPPMALERLAPHQRRAEEPADEDSADYAIMSRSTSRESFVSPSSSTQRESVIGAGSAGGGGYLDVAEFKSEVSGGAGGGVDIVVDNGYMSMLPGVSQTPESQSLAVSVPDSDSKPADDYMAMTPNNSVSPPQPIRPPPASDGYMIMSPNSSCSPDQRGGLAGGAWMGSGSADSRAGSDYMNMSPISARSVNGSPPPPEHPAHLETSSQQQAPKMVYSYYSLPRSYKHNPSAGHFDDGRGRRPNGTCSRGMSGGRPMGVRQEPAASGNSAVGRHLSLSSSSYSSSSASSESLGESEERAAQSVAGGTQSKDGIKLQQRRGSSGLSKQGNHTRNRPVSLFVDVSKANTLPRVRENPLPPEPKSPGEYVSIEFKGERCGQTGVGGGRGRGLRHGLSLPHCSSSQSPHHRTTSCLGNYVPLSRSPSAPITPPAASEYVNMDLGPSPSPSPLSLNPIVFPSFHTPPTPPTLAHAPKSCEEGPNVPREERAKVAEAPLRKSRESASSVSESVSPISCGDYTEMVFSLNSNIVPRSSSSVSPKAPSPVRTDPSVPVLSRGLEFSLAKPGLNPDHGAKVIRADPGGRRRHCSETFLAAPSLPTSTSTSSSSTASLFPEHTQAVARRLGFEGVLWGNGAANDTPTQCPLPGQQPLPTNTSSTEQGLNYIDLDLVNKESPHLGLDGPSGSQAPSRLFSVLGVGSGIGGVGAAVGGSGSSSLNTYASIDFYKSEELRTHQNGNKEGTGKS; encoded by the exons ATGGAGGGACACGGGACCGAGGAggaccaccagcagcagcaggaccaccaccaccaccagcagacTCCGACTCCTCCACCGGAGCATCAGACTCCTCcaccggagcagcagcagcagcagccggctcctcctccgctgcagaGCTGCCTGGAGGACGTGCGGAGGAGCGGCTACCTCCGCAAGCAGAAGTCCATGCACCGGCGCTACTTCGTGCTCCGATCCGCCTCGGAGCGAGGGCCGGCCCGCCTGGAGTACTACGAGAGCGAGAAGAAGTTCCGCGGCAAGGCCCCGGTGCCCAAGCGGGCCGTGGCGCTGGAGACGTGCTTCAACATCAACAAGCGGGCGGACGCCAAGCACCGGCACATGATCGTGCTGTACACCCGGGCCGAGAGCTTCGCCGTGGCCGCGGAGAACGAGTCGGACCAGGACGAGTGGTACCAGGCCATGGTGGAGCTGCAGTGCAAGA GTAAGAACCTCTCCGACTGTGCGGCAGCGGGTGACTACGGCGTGCCCAATCCTGGGCCTGCATTCAAGGAGGTTTGGCAGGTGAAGGTGTGGCCCAAAGGCCTGGGTCAGGCCAAGAACTTGGTGGGCATCTACCGCCTTTGCCTGACCGACAAGACTGTCAACTTTGTCAAGCTCAACTCTGATGCTGCTGCCGTGGTGCTGCAGCTCATGAACGTCAGGCGCTGCGGCCATTCAGAAAACTTCTTCTTTGTGGAGGTGGGACGCTCCGCCGTGACAGGCCCGGGCGAGTTCTGGATGCAG GTGGATGATTCGGTGGTCGCCCAGAACATGCATGAAACTTTGCTCGAGGCGATGAAGGCACTGAGCGAGGAGTTCCGCCAACGCAGCAAATCTCAGTCAAACTCCGGCCCTGGAGGAGGTGCCACTGCTTCAAACCCCATCAGTGTACCCTCACGCCGCCACCACCCAAACCCTCCTCCCAGCCAAGTGGGCTTCACCCGCCGGCCCCGAACTGAGCCCCCTGGAGGCGCTCACTGtggagcaggaggcagcagtgCCAACGCTTCTCCAACCCCACGGGATATCTTCCCCAGGTCTCGCACTGCCAGTGATTGCGGGAAAGGGGAGGATGGGATAACTgggaccacaccgctccagggaCCGAGCTCCAGTCCCTCCCTCAATGGCTCCTGCTCTACCACCCCGATCCTCAGGTCCAAGTCAGCCCGTTCAGTCCCCACCTCAGCTGCTAAAACTCCTCTTGGGCTGATGCGCTCCATCTCCACCCCAGCGCCGTCCCCAGCCCAAAGCCTCTCATCTAGCTCTGGGCATGGCTCTGACTTTGGAGGTGTAACATCTCCTGCTCCTACTGGCCCGGGATGTGGAGCCTATAGCCGTGTTCCCAGCCATCATGCCTCCGTCTCTGGCTCACCCAGTGACTATGGCTCCTCAGATGAATATGGCTCTAGTCCTAGCGATCACACGCTCCTTACCTCCCCAAGCCTCCCTGGAAGCTCTGTTGGTAGCGTCATCAGCCAGGGATTGGCTGATGACGGTGATGAGGGAGCCAACTACATCCTGATGGGCCAACGTGGTGGTGGGGGCAGTGGTAGCAACAGCAATCAAGGGAGCTTGACGTCCAGTTCCGTGCCAGCACCAGGAACACCACCCTGTGGCTCCCAGGCCCACACCAGGAGAGTGCTGCGTCGCTCGTCAAGTCGTGAATGTGAAGCTGAACGTAGGCTGCTGAGTAAACGGGCTTCCTTACCTCCTATGGCTCTGGAGAGGCTGGCCCCACATCAGCGTAGAGCTGAGGAACCAGCAGATGAAGATTCAGCCGATTATGCCATCATGTCGAGGAGCACCAGCCGTGAGTCCTTcgtttccccctcctcctccacacagagGGAATCTGTCATTGGGGCTGGTtcagcagggggaggaggataCTTGGATGTGGCCGAGTTCAAAAGTGAAGTgagtggaggagcaggtggaggagtaGATATAGTTGTAGACAATGGGTATATGTCCATGCTACCTGGTGTCAGTCAGACTCCAGAATCCCAGTCTCTGGCTGTCTCTGTCCCAGACTCAGATTCTAAACCTGCTGATGATTACATGGCTATGACCCCTAACAACAGTGTGTCCCCTCCACAGCCAATCCGGCCTCCACCAGCTTCTGACGGCTATATGATAATGTCCCCGAACAGCAGCTGCTCACCTGACCAGCGTGGTGGTCTCGCTGGAGGAGCTTGGATGGGCAGTGGCAGTGCAGACAGCAGGGCAGGCAGTGACTACATGAACATGTCTCCTATCAGCGCTCGTTCTGTAAATGgcagccccccaccccctgaACACCCTGCTCATTTGGAGACCAGTTCTCAACAACAAGCCCCCAAGATGGTTTATTCCTACTATTCGCTTCCCCGGTCGTACAAACATAACCCCTCTGCTGGACACTTTGACGATGGACGAGGCAGAAGGCCCAATGGGACTTGTAGTAGGGGAATGAGTGGAGGTAGGCCGATGGGAGTGCGTCAGGAGCCTGCAGCATCAGGTAACTCAGCGGTGGGACGCCACCTGTCACTCTCATCTTCCTCATACTCCTCCAGCTCAGCTAGCAGCGAGAGCCTTGGGGAGAGCGAGGAGAGAGCTGCCCAGTCAGTGGCCGGGGGAACTCAGTCCAAAGATGGAATTAAGCTCCAGCAGAGACGGGGCTCCAGCGGGTTGTCCAAGCAGGGTAACCACACTAGAAACAGACCAGTGAGTCTGTTTGTGGATGTTTCTAAAGCTAATACCCTTCCTAGAGTCCGTGAGAATCCCTTGCCCCCAGAACCGAAGAGCCCTGGAGAGTATGTAAGCATCGAGTTTAAGGGGGAGAGGTGTGGCCAGACTGGGGTTGGAGGAGGACGTGGCCGGGGTCTCAGGCATGGCTTATCACTGCCTCACTGCTCAAGCAGCCAGAGTCCTCATCACAGGACAACTTCTTGCCTAGGGAACTATGTCCCGCTCTCCCGCAGCCCCTCTGCTCCCATCACTCCCCCTGCTGCCTCTGAATATGTCAACATGGACTTGGGCCCTTCTCCGTccccctcacccctctctcttaACCCAATCGTTTTCCCATCTTTCCACACCCCTCCCACGCCTCCCACTCTTGCTCATGCGCCCAAATCTTGTGAGGAGGGTCCTAATGTCCCTCGTGAAGAGAGAGCCAAAGTAGCCGAGGCCCCACTTAGGAAGAGCAGAGAAAGTGCTTCCTCAGTGTCTGAGTCCGTGTCCCCTATATCCTGTGGAGACTACACAGAGATGGTCTTCTCCTTAAATAGCAACATTGTCCCTAGGTCCTCATCCAGTGTCTCTCCCAAAGCCCCTTCCCCGGTCAGGACTGATCCTTCTGTTCCAGTTCTGTCCCGGGGGCTAGAATTCTCCCTCGCTAAACCTGGACTCAATCCGGACCACGGGGCTAAAGTCATCCGTGCCGACCCCGGAGGACGCCGACGTCATTGCTCGGAAACCTTCCTGGCCGCGCCTTCcctccccacctccacctccacttcctcttcgtCCACTGCCTCCCTCTTTCCAGAACACACCCAGGCTGTGGCTCGTCGGCTGGGCTTTGAAGGCGTGCTGTGGGGGAACGGTGCTGCGAATGACACCCCCACTCAGTGCCCCCTCCCCGGACAACAGCCCCTTCCcacaaacacttcatccacAGAGCAAGGTCTTAACTATATTGACTTGGACTTGGTCAACAAAGAGAGCCCCCATTTGGGCCTGGATGGACCCTCAGGTAGCCAGGCCCCTTCTCGCCTCTTCTCCGTGCTGGGTGTAGGTTCTGGGATCGGGGGGGTGGGCGCTGCAGTcggcggcagcggcagctccaGCCTCAACACGTATGCCAGCATTGACTTCTACAAATCAGAGGAGCTGCGGACACATCAGAATGGAAACAAGGAGGGAACAGGTAAGAGCTGA
- the si:ch73-335l21.1 gene encoding insulin receptor substrate 1-B isoform X2, with the protein MEGHGTEEDHQQQQDHHHHQQTPTPPPEHQTPPPEQQQQQPAPPPLQSCLEDVRRSGYLRKQKSMHRRYFVLRSASERGPARLEYYESEKKFRGKAPVPKRAVALETCFNINKRADAKHRHMIVLYTRAESFAVAAENESDQDEWYQAMVELQCKSKNLSDCAAAGDYGVPNPGPAFKEVWQVKVWPKGLGQAKNLVGIYRLCLTDKTVNFVKLNSDAAAVVLQLMNVRRCGHSENFFFVEVGRSAVTGPGEFWMQVDDSVVAQNMHETLLEAMKALSEEFRQRSKSQSNSGPGGGATASNPISVPSRRHHPNPPPSQVGFTRRPRTEPPGGAHCGAGGSSANASPTPRDIFPRSRTASDCGKGEDGITGTTPLQGPSSSPSLNGSCSTTPILRSKSARSVPTSAAKTPLGLMRSISTPAPSPAQSLSSSSGHGSDFGGVTSPAPTGPGCGAYSRVPSHHASVSGSPSDYGSSDEYGSSPSDHTLLTSPSLPGSSVGSVISQGLADDGDEGANYILMGQRGGGGSGSNSNQGSLTSSSVPAPGTPPCGSQAHTRRVLRRSSSRECEAERRLLSKRASLPPMALERLAPHQRRAEEPADEDSADYAIMSRSTSRESFVSPSSSTQRESVIGAGSAGGGGYLDVAEFKSEVSGGAGGGVDIVVDNGYMSMLPGVSQTPESQSLAVSVPDSDSKPADDYMAMTPNNSVSPPQPIRPPPASDGYMIMSPNSSCSPDQRGGLAGGAWMGSGSADSRAGSDYMNMSPISARSVNGSPPPPEHPAHLETSSQQQAPKMVYSYYSLPRSYKHNPSAGHFDDGRGRRPNGTCSRGMSGGRPMGVRQEPAASGNSAVGRHLSLSSSSYSSSSASSESLGESEERAAQSVAGGTQSKDGIKLQQRRGSSGLSKQGNHTRNRPVSLFVDVSKANTLPRVRENPLPPEPKSPGEYVSIEFKGERCGQTGVGGGRGRGLRHGLSLPHCSSSQSPHHRTTSCLGNYVPLSRSPSAPITPPAASEYVNMDLGPSPSPSPLSLNPIVFPSFHTPPTPPTLAHAPKSCEEGPNVPREERAKVAEAPLRKSRESASSVSESVSPISCGDYTEMVFSLNSNIVPRSSSSVSPKAPSPVRTDPSVPVLSRGLEFSLAKPGLNPDHGAKVIRADPGGRRRHCSETFLAAPSLPTSTSTSSSSTASLFPEHTQAVARRLGFEGVLWGNGAANDTPTQCPLPGQQPLPTNTSSTEQGLNYIDLDLVNKESPHLGLDGPSGSQAPSRLFSVLGVGSGIGGVGAAVGGSGSSSLNTYASIDFYKSEELRTHQNGNKEGTEC; encoded by the exons ATGGAGGGACACGGGACCGAGGAggaccaccagcagcagcaggaccaccaccaccaccagcagacTCCGACTCCTCCACCGGAGCATCAGACTCCTCcaccggagcagcagcagcagcagccggctcctcctccgctgcagaGCTGCCTGGAGGACGTGCGGAGGAGCGGCTACCTCCGCAAGCAGAAGTCCATGCACCGGCGCTACTTCGTGCTCCGATCCGCCTCGGAGCGAGGGCCGGCCCGCCTGGAGTACTACGAGAGCGAGAAGAAGTTCCGCGGCAAGGCCCCGGTGCCCAAGCGGGCCGTGGCGCTGGAGACGTGCTTCAACATCAACAAGCGGGCGGACGCCAAGCACCGGCACATGATCGTGCTGTACACCCGGGCCGAGAGCTTCGCCGTGGCCGCGGAGAACGAGTCGGACCAGGACGAGTGGTACCAGGCCATGGTGGAGCTGCAGTGCAAGA GTAAGAACCTCTCCGACTGTGCGGCAGCGGGTGACTACGGCGTGCCCAATCCTGGGCCTGCATTCAAGGAGGTTTGGCAGGTGAAGGTGTGGCCCAAAGGCCTGGGTCAGGCCAAGAACTTGGTGGGCATCTACCGCCTTTGCCTGACCGACAAGACTGTCAACTTTGTCAAGCTCAACTCTGATGCTGCTGCCGTGGTGCTGCAGCTCATGAACGTCAGGCGCTGCGGCCATTCAGAAAACTTCTTCTTTGTGGAGGTGGGACGCTCCGCCGTGACAGGCCCGGGCGAGTTCTGGATGCAG GTGGATGATTCGGTGGTCGCCCAGAACATGCATGAAACTTTGCTCGAGGCGATGAAGGCACTGAGCGAGGAGTTCCGCCAACGCAGCAAATCTCAGTCAAACTCCGGCCCTGGAGGAGGTGCCACTGCTTCAAACCCCATCAGTGTACCCTCACGCCGCCACCACCCAAACCCTCCTCCCAGCCAAGTGGGCTTCACCCGCCGGCCCCGAACTGAGCCCCCTGGAGGCGCTCACTGtggagcaggaggcagcagtgCCAACGCTTCTCCAACCCCACGGGATATCTTCCCCAGGTCTCGCACTGCCAGTGATTGCGGGAAAGGGGAGGATGGGATAACTgggaccacaccgctccagggaCCGAGCTCCAGTCCCTCCCTCAATGGCTCCTGCTCTACCACCCCGATCCTCAGGTCCAAGTCAGCCCGTTCAGTCCCCACCTCAGCTGCTAAAACTCCTCTTGGGCTGATGCGCTCCATCTCCACCCCAGCGCCGTCCCCAGCCCAAAGCCTCTCATCTAGCTCTGGGCATGGCTCTGACTTTGGAGGTGTAACATCTCCTGCTCCTACTGGCCCGGGATGTGGAGCCTATAGCCGTGTTCCCAGCCATCATGCCTCCGTCTCTGGCTCACCCAGTGACTATGGCTCCTCAGATGAATATGGCTCTAGTCCTAGCGATCACACGCTCCTTACCTCCCCAAGCCTCCCTGGAAGCTCTGTTGGTAGCGTCATCAGCCAGGGATTGGCTGATGACGGTGATGAGGGAGCCAACTACATCCTGATGGGCCAACGTGGTGGTGGGGGCAGTGGTAGCAACAGCAATCAAGGGAGCTTGACGTCCAGTTCCGTGCCAGCACCAGGAACACCACCCTGTGGCTCCCAGGCCCACACCAGGAGAGTGCTGCGTCGCTCGTCAAGTCGTGAATGTGAAGCTGAACGTAGGCTGCTGAGTAAACGGGCTTCCTTACCTCCTATGGCTCTGGAGAGGCTGGCCCCACATCAGCGTAGAGCTGAGGAACCAGCAGATGAAGATTCAGCCGATTATGCCATCATGTCGAGGAGCACCAGCCGTGAGTCCTTcgtttccccctcctcctccacacagagGGAATCTGTCATTGGGGCTGGTtcagcagggggaggaggataCTTGGATGTGGCCGAGTTCAAAAGTGAAGTgagtggaggagcaggtggaggagtaGATATAGTTGTAGACAATGGGTATATGTCCATGCTACCTGGTGTCAGTCAGACTCCAGAATCCCAGTCTCTGGCTGTCTCTGTCCCAGACTCAGATTCTAAACCTGCTGATGATTACATGGCTATGACCCCTAACAACAGTGTGTCCCCTCCACAGCCAATCCGGCCTCCACCAGCTTCTGACGGCTATATGATAATGTCCCCGAACAGCAGCTGCTCACCTGACCAGCGTGGTGGTCTCGCTGGAGGAGCTTGGATGGGCAGTGGCAGTGCAGACAGCAGGGCAGGCAGTGACTACATGAACATGTCTCCTATCAGCGCTCGTTCTGTAAATGgcagccccccaccccctgaACACCCTGCTCATTTGGAGACCAGTTCTCAACAACAAGCCCCCAAGATGGTTTATTCCTACTATTCGCTTCCCCGGTCGTACAAACATAACCCCTCTGCTGGACACTTTGACGATGGACGAGGCAGAAGGCCCAATGGGACTTGTAGTAGGGGAATGAGTGGAGGTAGGCCGATGGGAGTGCGTCAGGAGCCTGCAGCATCAGGTAACTCAGCGGTGGGACGCCACCTGTCACTCTCATCTTCCTCATACTCCTCCAGCTCAGCTAGCAGCGAGAGCCTTGGGGAGAGCGAGGAGAGAGCTGCCCAGTCAGTGGCCGGGGGAACTCAGTCCAAAGATGGAATTAAGCTCCAGCAGAGACGGGGCTCCAGCGGGTTGTCCAAGCAGGGTAACCACACTAGAAACAGACCAGTGAGTCTGTTTGTGGATGTTTCTAAAGCTAATACCCTTCCTAGAGTCCGTGAGAATCCCTTGCCCCCAGAACCGAAGAGCCCTGGAGAGTATGTAAGCATCGAGTTTAAGGGGGAGAGGTGTGGCCAGACTGGGGTTGGAGGAGGACGTGGCCGGGGTCTCAGGCATGGCTTATCACTGCCTCACTGCTCAAGCAGCCAGAGTCCTCATCACAGGACAACTTCTTGCCTAGGGAACTATGTCCCGCTCTCCCGCAGCCCCTCTGCTCCCATCACTCCCCCTGCTGCCTCTGAATATGTCAACATGGACTTGGGCCCTTCTCCGTccccctcacccctctctcttaACCCAATCGTTTTCCCATCTTTCCACACCCCTCCCACGCCTCCCACTCTTGCTCATGCGCCCAAATCTTGTGAGGAGGGTCCTAATGTCCCTCGTGAAGAGAGAGCCAAAGTAGCCGAGGCCCCACTTAGGAAGAGCAGAGAAAGTGCTTCCTCAGTGTCTGAGTCCGTGTCCCCTATATCCTGTGGAGACTACACAGAGATGGTCTTCTCCTTAAATAGCAACATTGTCCCTAGGTCCTCATCCAGTGTCTCTCCCAAAGCCCCTTCCCCGGTCAGGACTGATCCTTCTGTTCCAGTTCTGTCCCGGGGGCTAGAATTCTCCCTCGCTAAACCTGGACTCAATCCGGACCACGGGGCTAAAGTCATCCGTGCCGACCCCGGAGGACGCCGACGTCATTGCTCGGAAACCTTCCTGGCCGCGCCTTCcctccccacctccacctccacttcctcttcgtCCACTGCCTCCCTCTTTCCAGAACACACCCAGGCTGTGGCTCGTCGGCTGGGCTTTGAAGGCGTGCTGTGGGGGAACGGTGCTGCGAATGACACCCCCACTCAGTGCCCCCTCCCCGGACAACAGCCCCTTCCcacaaacacttcatccacAGAGCAAGGTCTTAACTATATTGACTTGGACTTGGTCAACAAAGAGAGCCCCCATTTGGGCCTGGATGGACCCTCAGGTAGCCAGGCCCCTTCTCGCCTCTTCTCCGTGCTGGGTGTAGGTTCTGGGATCGGGGGGGTGGGCGCTGCAGTcggcggcagcggcagctccaGCCTCAACACGTATGCCAGCATTGACTTCTACAAATCAGAGGAGCTGCGGACACATCAGAATGGAAACAAGGAGGGAACAG